One Euphorbia lathyris chromosome 1, ddEupLath1.1, whole genome shotgun sequence DNA segment encodes these proteins:
- the LOC136221570 gene encoding LOB domain-containing protein 4-like, with protein sequence MKESGGRKQGALSPCAACKLLRRRCAKDCVFAPYFPADEPQKFASVHKVFGASNVNKMLQELPEHQRSDAVSSMVYEANARVRDPVYGCVGAISSLQQQIDSLQTQLAIAQAEVVHMRMRQFGSSSSSNYPPSATMDMVVDHTNASESLWSC encoded by the exons ATGAAGGAGAGTGGTGGCAGAAAACAAGGTGCACTATCTCCATGTGCAGCCTGCAAACTTCTCCGGCGAAGATGTGCCAAGGATTGTGTTTTTGCTCCATACTTTCCGGCCGATGAGCCTCAGAAATTCGCCAGTGTTCACAAGGTTTTTGGAGCAAGCAATGTTAATAAAATGTTACAg GAATTGCCGGAGCATCAAAGAAGTGATGCAGTAAGTTCAATGGTGTATGAGGCAAATGCAAGGGTAAGAGATCCAGTCTATGGATGTGTAGGGGCAATTTCGTCTTTGCAACAACAAATTGATTCATTACAAACTCAGTTAGCAATTGCACAAGCTGAAGTTGTTCATATGAGAATGCGTCaatttggttcatcttcttcttccaatTATCCACCGTCCGCCACCATGGACATGGTGGTTGACCATACTAACGCCAGCGAGTCCTTGTGGTCTTGCTAG